The Citrus sinensis cultivar Valencia sweet orange chromosome 4, DVS_A1.0, whole genome shotgun sequence DNA segment TCAAACTATTCGCCCTTACTGCCAAGTTTAGTGAACtcttaaatcaattaattaccAATGTGTAGTGTAATCTATAATTTTTCTGCTTAGTAATAAGTAAGTACTCCATTGATATCATTGGCAATTTTTAAACATGAAAGCTAGTAGACatcattatttcatttttgacAAATTCTACATTGACAACAAATCTTGCAAGGATATGCATGGTTAGAAGTTGTTAACCATGAGCACCTTGattgaacattttttttaaaattattttggtcagtttgaaatttgaaatacgATGCAGTTTTCCTTAACTTTTAGgattacataaataaataaataaaaaggtttgattttaataaagcagAAAGTTCCATCACGTGTATGTGaacatttcataattttttttaatcttactGATATTGCAGATCAAAGTTCCTTGTGGGCTCTCAACacaatttgttttaacattctCTGATGGTTCTTCATATCCTTTCAGCACGTACAATGTTCGGTAATACATTACTTACTTTAAACATTTGAATTTCTCatggaattgattttgttattcttgatttatttCCTAATAAATCATCATTGCATTACCTCATTGTCCATTGTTTAGTCCATAGTTTTGCTTTgctgggaaaaaaaaaattaataattagtcGAAGGGGAAAACACAGGAcctgttgtttatttttgctaCTGATAAGTATAGTTTATTTGTGCTACTGATAAGACTTAAGACCTATACATTCATTTTCCTGTTTAGTTCCAGTTTCTTATGCCCTACTAAGTTTCaactttctttcctttttcccaACAAGACTGTAAAGTGAAACATgttcttgtataaattttatcgCGGCTCTCTTTGGATAATTGTGAAGACTCTTTATTTGGTGCATTTATTAACATATCAGTTTCTTACTTGAGgcgtttgataatttttttttgtagaatgCGCGATACTCTTGTGCTGACAATGAGAATGCTCCAGGGCAAGGTAATGttccttatatttttgtcatttgaaTTAGTATGCAATCTGTTTATTCTGACCACTGTATTTCGAACTGGTATATCTCTGGAGCAGGCATTAGATGACAAGCGAAAGGGAAGAGCTTAGAACCTTTTTCCTTCATTCAAGTATTGAAGTATAGATTTATAGTCACCGTTCATTCATGACTAGATAAttgaagataataaaatagcATCAAGGTTTGTAccataatttgaatttggtgTGAGCGTATTATAGCTATCattgtaatattattattaatcacaAATGCATTGTAGtcaatttttcatatatacatGTATTTTGTgatattaacttaatttttttaggtaaTGGCCAGGGTAAAGGTTTGATTCTAGTGGTAAGGAGTGAGTTTTTTATAATTCGGGTTTTGAGTTTGAACCTCACTAGCGTGTATgcattaataataagaaaaataatgatcaataaattttactctaaATATGTTGTGTTGTGCAACTTCGGCATGATATGCACGTTAGTATTAAAGTGTAatcctttaatctttttgatttttttttttaaagaagctGATTTGTAAGAAAAGAAGTTATCTTTAAGAGGCGTCAATTTGTGTAATCGTGTTGTGTTTTATTCTATTATGTCAAATTTAAACTAATATAGATATGATGCATTTATTAATAGCGTTAAAACATtgaatttacatatttaacatatttaataaaaaataaaatttaattaaaaataaatgccaaagtttttaaaaaaattaatcataaacaaattatcatgacatgataaatttataacataatataaatatgatatgaataattaatctaatgtttgacatatatattaattaattttttaataatattatcattttccaatATTTATCAACACATACTAATTTTTTAGCATTTGCGGTTACTCcctcattattaattttcatacgGGCGTGAtaaatttggtaatttaattaacaatggATGTAATACAGTAGTGTACAAATACAAGTCTAACGGTAGGATGACAGATggttcaaatttatttattttttttgagaataCAAATAGTTCAAATTTTGATTGCACATACTAGAGCAAGAAAGTCAAAAACGAACGTGGCAAGATGAAAAACTCAATCTCAGGATGGCCTACAAGATAATttggtcaattttttttaaaaaaaatattaggagCTAATCCATAATTCGTTGTCTTCTACTGATAGAAGTGGGAACTTTCCTGCAATTTTATTCCAATTTTCTCTCCAATTTCCTCAATTTTTATCTGACTAACAAGGTAGTTGAAAGGAATGGAGCACATTGAAACGGGGAGAGTACCTCTCCGCTCAGTCAATAGCAGGGTAACATAATTTATTcacctaattttaatttctcagTCTTTGTCAAAATGACAGATATGTGTTGTTGATCAACTATagtaaatagaaattaatacctaattaactttcttttgtttatattttgagCAGTTTTGCATACATAAGTGTAATTGATTGACTGACTACATATAGTtgagaagaaaatttagaCACAAACCTTAGCAAGTTTCATTTTTAGCCAGTAACTAGACAGTTTGATGGTTGATTGTCGTTTTTTCTTAGTCCCTTGGTTTTTCTGTAACCCACTTTCGATGATTGAAGAATAACCAAGTCTCAATTACCTAATTACTCAAACTCCATACTTGCTGCTGAATGGTTTTCAGGTAGTTTATTTGACAGGACACCTGAGTTCAAATCTAAGGGGTGGTAGAGgctaaaaaattgattttggcCTTTGCTCACACTCCTAACTTCTtaaagagaaaaggaaaaatttccAGACTTCTCATACCATCACAAGAAACCTTGCCTGTTGAATCACATTTGTTTTCaatatcttattttctttatctctCGGTTTCGTTGAGAGACTATTTTGACGATTTAAGAATactcattttcatttgatcTAATGTTACCTTCACGCATTGATTTTCGAatattgattttcaaattatgttCTTTTGATGGTTGCAAAAGGAATTTACCTTCTACTTGATTGAGAAATGTGAGTGCGTGcgtatatatatttgtatttttattgctCTTTATCTTATCTGACTTTCATCTCTATATCATAGGATTCTGAGGTGCCTTGTAAACATAAGAAATGTGGACTTGCAATTTTGTTCTTTATCTTGGAGGCTGTATCAGTTGTACTggatatatttgaaaaaagcaAGGGGGCTTCTCTTGCTGCGTTCCTTTTTTCAGCATTTGGTTTTGCTATGactatttatgtttgttttttggaaAGAACTTTCACTGCTATCAAACCACAAGCTGACAGGCAACTTGGGATATTAGATATTGCCTTCTCTGTGCTCCAATTGATTGCTACATTGATTCATCTTATTCTTTTAGTTTCTGATGCGAAGTATAATTATAATGCATCTGTTCTTTTTCCACTAGCCTTTGCTATCATTGCTGTCCTGTTTGTTTTTAAAGAGAGAGATACATCTACTGACTCGTCTCGACAAGATTTGTCTCCGTCAGCTAATGATTCTCTACTTAGTACTCCTTTTGAGCTTTATCTGAGTGGGATTACGGTGGAAGGTGACAACTCTGAGAATAACTTACGCTTGTCTGGACAAGTCCAAGGTGGTGGAtatttttatctataaaaCACAATTTTATGACCTTTGCTGGAATTTAATATGACTCATTGCAAACTCAGAGGGCCCTGGGATTGAGAAATTTCGGATTATTGGCGAAGCTAAACCTGGAGGGAAACTTCTTGGATATCCCGTAAATGGGACTACTCTCTGTACATTTCAGGTGAATTTTTGTGTTAACTTGTAATAGAATTGAAATATGTTAAGGCACTTTTGTACATAATGCATTAACCTTTTGCATTTTaacaatttatatattagtgGATTCGTTTTCTTGAAGATGATACCAGGCACTCTATTGAGGGTAAGCATTGAAATGTGTTTTGACTTCTTGGTACTGTGCTAGTTAAAAGAGTATTTGACAAGTCATAGCCTTTTATTTCAGGAGCCACAGAACCAGAATATGTCGTCACAGCTGATGATATTAATAAACTGATAGCTCTTGAGCACACGACAATAGATGATGAAGGACACGAGGTACCAATTTGGAATAATGGTTTTTATGAATGATATCTTTGTTATTGAAAGTTCATGTTTCAACAGCTACAACTCAAGACTGTGTAGTTCAAAATATGTGTATAcataatttaatgatatttatgTCATACTCAgcgttttttttttgccttttgagCGTGAACAAGCAAGTATTTAAGCTACCGCAGGTACTTAGTGTTGATAGATTTGAAGGAATTAAAGGAGATCTAGAGTTGACTAATTAATTCTTTGGATATCCTGAAGTTTAGGGATTGTGTTACTCTGTGCTGAGTTAGGAAATAACTTTTTGATATTCTTTCCCTTTCCTAGAAGCATAAGTTAGCCTAAGTTTCTGGTGTAATAACTTTTACATGTATTTATAACAAcaatataattcaatttttcagaATTGTTTCACTCAACATTTTCCCactacaattaatttataaaggtagtattttatttttgtcatcaAAATGAAATCTACTGACTTCTTAGAGTTCATTAAGCCAGGTGAGAAGCAGTTGAATTTACGCAAAAAATCAGGTCTCTGTTCTTACCTCGTGATAGTGAATTTGgtatataaataatcaaaattcatATGATTGTATTCCTGGTCATAGGGTTTATTACTGTTTTTTGACAAGAGTAGTTTAATTAGTCTCATTCTGTATTCATTTCCTCACATTGTctacaatattatttatcCCTTGTTATATATGaagcttattttttaatcattcttcaatttgacaatttttttttcaagagaCATAAGTTGCATCTGTTGGTTTTAGTGCCGTCCTGATTATTTCTGTCATGGCATTTGATGTTATCAGGGAAAATTGGTCACTGTTTTCGCAAATGAACATTCCAAAATCAAGTGTGGTAAGTGGATATGATTTTAGATTGATGTTTGTCAAacctaaatatatttaaagttatgttTGTAATATTTATGACTCAATATTATCATGTTCTCCATGTGTGGAGTGGAGTTCTGTTTCCAGGATGAAGCATCAAGCTCATGCTCAAGTCCTAAGCTTTTTGAATGTTGGATCTTTATGAGCACATAATGGCTTCcataaaggataaaaataatatgtgccatatttcatgaaatttcttctttatacAAGTTACTGGTGCTTTCAATGTTCAAACTGCCCTGACTTTTCACTAGATAATTTTTGAGCCTCCACTGATGTTGTTCTGGGTTGTAGTACTATGCAGTTGTATAATAATGTCTTTGCACTTCTTCTAACGTTGAAACAATGCACCACTCAGTATTGTAGATATGCTAATGAAATTGTTAATATCACAATTGCAGCTGTAAGAGGTCTTGTTGAATAAGTTGATAAACAATGATTTATGAAACTTATAGATGTGTATTTTATATTGGTTAAATTAAGGTTGTGTGCACATTGTTATAGCCATCTGACTGTGGCTTTGAACTGAAAATGTGAGAGTAGTTTTTGTAGAACGTGAATTCCCATCCACCGAATTATTTAGAGAGAGAACAGTTGCTTGAGGTGACTTGAAAGACCAACGCTTGATTTGACACCAGATATTGTGTTAGCTGTCACTCACAACTTTTGCAAACTAAAAGAGTTAGTTAATTACATTTTAGCATGGCTACAGAGTTGATTGGTAATTGTATGATAACTTTATAATTAGTTTGAATTTTGCCTCagaaattttgttgtttgtgtAGTTTTCTGATGTGCTTCTTTGCACGGCTGCAGATCCGGATATGCAGAGCAAGGTTGACATGCACATCTCCAGAGGGCAAGCCGCATTCAGAGTTCTTTTGCTGGTAGGTTTTCTTTTAGCCATTAAATGTTACACGAAAATGTGAAGAGTATTGGATAACACAAATCTTTTGCTACAACTTCAACAGATTAATTCTTCTGAGAATACTTGGGAGCCAGCAACTCTAAGCTTTACACAGTCTAGATTCCACGTCAAGATCAATAGCACAGATGTTGTGATATCTGAAGGGGatctttttaatataattgagGTATGGTACCTTACAGTTGATGCAATATCCATGAAACAACAAGGTtatcaattttcattctaaatgCTTCGGTTATACTGTAATTCAAATGGTCAGCTTGTTGAACAAGGTCTGACTACAAAATTCATTCTATTTATTGTGTTAACAATTCATACTAGTAGCTAAGGGTGGGCTAAAAGACTGAACATCAAACTGAACCAACCAAACCAACTGTTTTTGTACTTCATCCAgtttgctttattttattttacaagaaCTCATAATTAGTTTGATTCGGTTCAATACTAGACTGTATGGACAACTGAGGATTGC contains these protein-coding regions:
- the LOC102615249 gene encoding uncharacterized protein LOC102615249 isoform X1; protein product: MEHIETGRVPLRSVNSRDSEVPCKHKKCGLAILFFILEAVSVVLDIFEKSKGASLAAFLFSAFGFAMTIYVCFLERTFTAIKPQADRQLGILDIAFSVLQLIATLIHLILLVSDAKYNYNASVLFPLAFAIIAVLFVFKERDTSTDSSRQDLSPSANDSLLSTPFELYLSGITVEGDNSENNLRLSGQVQEGPGIEKFRIIGEAKPGGKLLGYPVNGTTLCTFQWIRFLEDDTRHSIEGATEPEYVVTADDINKLIALEHTTIDDEGHEGKLVTVFANEHSKIKCDPDMQSKVDMHISRGQAAFRVLLLINSSENTWEPATLSFTQSRFHVKINSTDVVISEGDLFNIIEIEIPIGLSRQFILRRLDGESHYFITNNDRMRDTLVLTMRTFRRMVLPPTVAAFIPTDTELVTYHLMNKVSARSYEQLDRFIKDIELYDYEPSELSSLAYHSGHDKKYFFTRLSHPARTVNRQAQGGYWRKTGMPSYVNNKDGDAVAKKTSLTYFKKQDPTSKPEKTHWLMKEYMLLKSQQPNQNDETPWTLCVLYDFQRKRREGPFKRTEKNLWRRNNC
- the LOC102615249 gene encoding uncharacterized protein LOC102615249 isoform X2 — its product is MTIYVCFLERTFTAIKPQADRQLGILDIAFSVLQLIATLIHLILLVSDAKYNYNASVLFPLAFAIIAVLFVFKERDTSTDSSRQDLSPSANDSLLSTPFELYLSGITVEGDNSENNLRLSGQVQEGPGIEKFRIIGEAKPGGKLLGYPVNGTTLCTFQWIRFLEDDTRHSIEGATEPEYVVTADDINKLIALEHTTIDDEGHEGKLVTVFANEHSKIKCDPDMQSKVDMHISRGQAAFRVLLLINSSENTWEPATLSFTQSRFHVKINSTDVVISEGDLFNIIEIEIPIGLSRQFILRRLDGESHYFITNNDRMRDTLVLTMRTFRRMVLPPTVAAFIPTDTELVTYHLMNKVSARSYEQLDRFIKDIELYDYEPSELSSLAYHSGHDKKYFFTRLSHPARTVNRQAQGGYWRKTGMPSYVNNKDGDAVAKKTSLTYFKKQDPTSKPEKTHWLMKEYMLLKSQQPNQNDETPWTLCVLYDFQRKRREGPFKRTEKNLWRRNNC